From a single Calothrix sp. NIES-2098 genomic region:
- a CDS encoding methionine adenosyltransferase translates to MKKDFLFTSESVTEGHPDKLCDQISDAIVDQFLRRDPFARVITECAVSTAIVFISARFESDAIVDFTKIARQVIKQVGYDQADFNAKTCSIMTSLKELPHSENRCWDEKKLSEAEIEQIPVKDQVTVFGFACNQTQALMPLPIWLAHQLARRLTTVREEKILAYLAPDGKTQVAVEYKDKKPHRIYSITLIASQSKLLGANLQRLQEDLRESVIDVVFADEELKPDANTRIFIDSDDPFAIGGPSVHSGLTGRKNAIDTYGEYSRHSGAALSGKDPTRIDRVGAYAARYAAKNVVAAGLANECEVQLTYSIGLSRPVSIQVETFGTGKIDDEEIAVILEKNFDFRLAGIIREFNLRYLPAIVKGGFYKKLAAYGHVGRLDIGVLPWEEIDKVPILQ, encoded by the coding sequence ATGAAAAAAGACTTTTTATTTACATCGGAATCTGTCACGGAAGGACATCCTGATAAACTTTGCGATCAAATCAGCGATGCCATTGTCGATCAATTTCTCCGGCGAGATCCCTTTGCTAGAGTCATTACTGAATGCGCTGTATCAACTGCCATTGTCTTCATTTCTGCTAGGTTTGAGTCGGATGCGATTGTAGATTTTACGAAAATAGCGAGACAGGTAATTAAGCAAGTTGGTTATGACCAAGCTGACTTTAATGCTAAGACTTGTAGCATCATGACTAGCTTGAAGGAATTACCCCATAGTGAGAATCGCTGTTGGGATGAAAAAAAACTTTCTGAAGCAGAGATAGAGCAAATTCCTGTCAAAGACCAAGTGACAGTATTCGGTTTTGCTTGCAATCAAACCCAAGCTTTGATGCCACTGCCGATTTGGTTAGCACATCAATTAGCTAGGAGACTAACTACTGTTAGGGAAGAGAAAATACTAGCTTACCTTGCACCTGATGGTAAAACTCAGGTTGCAGTTGAATACAAAGACAAAAAACCTCATCGTATTTATAGTATTACCTTGATTGCCAGTCAGAGTAAGTTATTAGGAGCAAATCTTCAGCGCCTTCAGGAAGATTTGCGAGAAAGTGTCATTGATGTTGTGTTTGCAGATGAAGAATTGAAACCCGATGCCAACACCAGAATATTTATTGATTCTGACGATCCCTTTGCGATTGGCGGCCCTTCTGTGCATTCGGGGTTAACGGGGAGGAAAAATGCAATTGATACTTACGGCGAATATTCTCGCCACAGTGGTGCAGCGTTGAGTGGCAAAGATCCCACACGCATAGATAGAGTCGGAGCTTATGCAGCGCGTTATGCTGCGAAGAATGTAGTTGCGGCAGGTTTAGCTAATGAATGTGAGGTGCAACTTACCTACTCTATTGGACTTTCTCGACCTGTAAGCATTCAAGTAGAAACCTTTGGTACGGGTAAGATAGATGATGAAGAAATTGCCGTAATTTTAGAAAAGAATTTTGATTTCCGCCTAGCAGGAATTATTCGGGAGTTTAATTTAAGATATTTGCCTGCAATTGTCAAAGGCGGATTTTATAAAAAGCTTGCGGCTTACGGTCATGTAGGTAGGTTAGATATTGGTGTTTTGCCTTGGGAGGAAATTGATAAAGTGCCAATTTTGCAATGA
- a CDS encoding hypothetical protein (similar to kinesin light chain), translated as MATPALDRFALIKLLNEITPQDLDKLLFAVDAPNSVVPPLTAPQGDRVAALLRWAEAPTGCGLQLLQQELAKIIPLPQQEILLKELWNIPYPRNPFFTARENVLQELRDALLAKKLAALSGLGGIGKTQTAIEYAYRYKDEYQQILWVRAATEQELVSGLVKLAELLKLPISQEKDESLVVTAVKQWLATHIGWLLIIDNADEIAMLREYLPGAHQGYVLLTTRAQATGIYQRIEIKQLQPEDGALLLLRRAKLIAEDVGLDAATEEESNLAATISQEMDGLPLALDQAAAFIEETPSSLVEYLQFYREEGARLLAERGELAIDHPSVSITFSLAFEKVLERNPTAADLIRVCAFLAADGIPEEIFTAGAAELGENLSQLANKPLDFVKVIAEAGRFSLIYRNPTNKTLDIHRLVQEVLKAEMDEDNRRLWAERTVCAVSQVFPDAEYANWWVCERLLPHARVAINWREQYKFELETAALLITKTGYYLKQRGQYSEAEPLYKKALSLRQRLLGEAHPDVAISYNNLAMLYYSQGRYAEAEPLYQTAQMLLGEEHPCVASSYNNLGALYDSQGRYLEAELLYKKALALNQQLLGEKHPWVASSYNNLALLYYSQGRYAEAEPLYQKALSLKKLLLGEKHPWVASSYNNLAGLYHSQGRYSEAEPLYQKALSLNKQLLGQEHPDVAASYNNLALFYYSQGRYAEAEPLLKTALEIADRILGVNHPDTITIRKNLQSLCDRT; from the coding sequence ATGGCTACACCTGCACTCGATCGCTTTGCACTTATCAAGCTGCTGAATGAGATAACGCCGCAAGATTTGGATAAGTTGTTGTTTGCAGTGGATGCGCCGAATAGTGTAGTTCCACCACTGACAGCACCCCAAGGCGATCGCGTAGCTGCATTATTAAGGTGGGCGGAAGCACCAACGGGTTGTGGTTTGCAACTACTCCAACAGGAATTGGCAAAAATTATTCCTCTGCCGCAGCAGGAAATTTTACTTAAAGAATTGTGGAATATACCATACCCGCGTAACCCGTTTTTTACAGCACGTGAAAACGTTTTGCAAGAATTGCGGGATGCGCTGCTAGCAAAGAAATTAGCAGCATTAAGCGGCTTGGGTGGTATCGGCAAAACTCAGACTGCGATCGAGTATGCTTATCGTTATAAAGATGAGTATCAGCAGATACTTTGGGTAAGGGCAGCTACAGAGCAAGAATTAGTATCGGGTTTGGTGAAGCTGGCAGAATTACTCAAGTTACCCATCAGCCAAGAAAAGGATGAAAGCTTAGTAGTTACGGCAGTTAAACAGTGGTTAGCAACACATATAGGTTGGCTGTTGATTATAGATAACGCCGATGAAATAGCAATGCTACGGGAGTATCTACCAGGGGCGCATCAAGGTTATGTGTTGTTGACTACCCGCGCTCAGGCTACGGGGATATATCAGCGAATTGAAATTAAACAGTTGCAACCGGAAGATGGGGCGCTGTTGTTGCTGCGACGTGCCAAACTGATAGCAGAAGATGTGGGGTTAGATGCAGCGACAGAAGAAGAAAGCAATTTAGCAGCAACCATCTCGCAGGAAATGGATGGTTTACCCCTAGCATTAGATCAAGCAGCAGCGTTTATTGAAGAAACTCCTTCAAGTTTGGTGGAGTATTTGCAATTTTATCGAGAAGAAGGGGCGAGACTGCTAGCGGAACGAGGCGAACTGGCAATCGATCATCCTAGCGTTAGCATCACCTTTTCTCTAGCTTTTGAGAAAGTGTTAGAACGCAACCCAACCGCAGCCGATTTGATTCGCGTTTGCGCGTTTTTAGCAGCCGATGGGATTCCTGAAGAAATTTTTACCGCAGGTGCGGCAGAATTAGGGGAAAATCTCAGCCAATTAGCAAACAAACCTTTAGATTTTGTCAAAGTTATCGCAGAAGCGGGACGGTTTTCGTTGATTTACCGCAACCCGACTAATAAAACTTTAGATATTCACCGCCTAGTGCAGGAAGTGTTAAAAGCCGAGATGGATGAAGACAACCGCCGTCTTTGGGCAGAAAGAACAGTTTGTGCGGTTTCACAAGTCTTTCCAGATGCTGAATATGCAAATTGGTGGGTCTGTGAGCGACTTTTACCACATGCGAGAGTTGCAATTAATTGGAGGGAGCAGTATAAATTTGAGTTGGAAACAGCTGCTTTGTTAATTACTAAAACTGGCTACTACTTAAAACAACGCGGTCAGTACTCGGAAGCAGAACCACTTTATAAAAAAGCATTGTCACTTAGGCAACGGCTGCTGGGAGAGGCGCATCCTGATGTCGCTATAAGTTACAACAACCTGGCAATGCTCTACTATTCCCAAGGACGGTATGCGGAAGCAGAACCTCTGTATCAAACAGCGCAAATGCTGTTGGGAGAAGAACATCCTTGTGTTGCCAGTAGTTACAACAACCTGGGGGCACTCTACGATTCTCAAGGACGTTACTTAGAAGCAGAACTATTATATAAAAAAGCATTGGCACTCAACCAACAACTGCTGGGAGAAAAACATCCTTGGGTCGCCTCCAGTTACAATAACCTGGCATTACTCTACTATTCCCAAGGACGGTATGCGGAAGCAGAACCTCTGTATCAAAAAGCATTGTCACTCAAGAAACTGCTGCTGGGAGAAAAACATCCTTGGGTCGCCTCCAGTTACAACAACCTGGCAGGACTATACCATTCCCAAGGACGGTACAGTGAAGCAGAACCTCTGTATCAAAAAGCATTGTCACTAAATAAACAGCTGCTAGGACAAGAGCATCCCGATGTCGCCGCTAGTTACAACAACCTGGCATTATTCTACTATTCCCAAGGACGGTATGCGGAAGCAGAACCTCTGTTAAAAACAGCTTTGGAAATTGCTGATCGCATTTTAGGAGTAAATCATCCCGACACAATTACTATCCGTAAAAATCTGCAATCATTGTGCGATCGCACTTAA